A stretch of Aedes aegypti strain LVP_AGWG chromosome 2, AaegL5.0 Primary Assembly, whole genome shotgun sequence DNA encodes these proteins:
- the LOC5575815 gene encoding chymotrypsin-C, whose translation MRSNIILTLVFNFTVAADIPNNVSNCGTTIHNIQKPLIVKGTTAIEQGRWPWHASIWHRLSRKTHGYVCGGTLLSDLYVLTAGHCVSKDGNALNERLFTVQLGSVRQNLLLNNFPVQNKAVAEVFLHEEFSSRDFRADIGLLALKTRVKLNEYVRPICLPIRDLRSDYGSIIGRNAVTVGFGMTDSGDYSDELRQLQVPIVDYVTCLQSNREVFGRSLSEGIICAGDVQGGTVCNGDSGGGLYTEESGGRWMIRGVTSFTAQRGWDDSSCSLKDYSAFVNVSFYEPWIRYVMENGQQEGFFHRIGSDDKIGGTKVVVDETPEVVEQPRISDKNVVNIREKALW comes from the exons ATGAGGTCCAATATTATTCTGACGCTGGTGTTCAACTTCACAGTGGCCGCCGATATTCCCAACAATGTGTCCAACTGCGGAACAACGATCCATAACATCCAGAAACCTCTTATCGTGAAAGGGACGACTGCCATAGAGCAAGGTCGATGGCCGTGGCATGCATCTATTTGGCACCGACTGTCTCGCAAAACCCACGGTTACGTATGCGGCGGAACTCTGCTCAGCGATCTGTACGTCCTGACGGCAGGCCATTGCGTGTCCAAGGATGGCAATGCCCTGAATGAACGGCTTTTCACCGTTCAGTTGGGCTCCGTTAGACAGAATCTACTGCTGAACAATTTCCCAGTTCAGAACAAGGCCGTTGCGGAGGTGTTCCTACACGAAGAATTTTCCTCGCGTGACTTCCGCGCGGATATTGGGCTGCTTGCGCTGAAAACCAGAGTGAAGCTGAATGAATACGTACGTCCTATTTGTTTGCCTATACGGGACCTGCGGAGTGATTACGGAAGTATTATCGGTCGAAATGCGGTAACTGTGGGGTTCGGAATGACGGATAGCGGTGACTATTCAGATGAACTGAGGCAGCTTCAAGTGCCGATTGTGGACTACGTGACGTGTTTGCAGAGCAATCGAGAGGTTTTCGGGAGATCATTGTCTGAGGGAATTATCTGCGCGGGAGATGTTCAGGGAGGTACTGTGTGTAATGGAGATAGCGGCGGAGGGTTATACACTGAAGAATCTGGCGGACGATGGATGATACGTGGTGTGACCAGCTTCACCGCCCAACGTGGATGGGATGACAGCAGTTGTAGTTTGAAGGATTATTCTGCGTTCGTGAATGTATCCTTTTATGAGCCGTGGATTCGTTACGTGATGGAAAATGGTCAACAGGAGGGATTTTTCCACCGGATTGGGTCGGACGACAAAATTGGCGGAACAAAGGTAGTTGTTGATGAAACTCCCGAAGTGGTTGAACAACCCAGAATCAGCGACAAAA ATGTCGTGAATATAAGAGAAAAGGCCTTGTGGTGA
- the LOC5575814 gene encoding uncharacterized protein LOC5575814, with product MAKATMLHILWIWSIVGLANAEEMVNCFGNGQCNDFHAIVQGPQDVEAVIRTYSYSKKADFHGNLLTRFLPNVQKPTVQWEKLNISYNLLESDIFDQINSPKLKYVDITYNQLTTVTVPASVIEFIAERNKLTSITIKSTSLKRLILPKNKLDSFMGLNNLRLLQELDLSCNQLETLNINELSSMRDLKSLSLANNHISFIDGSTSQLSSLKYLDLSNNLLTMVDEAFKSFPNLNNLYLQNNKIVMWIKEMPISRTLQEVNIQNNDWYCSNLEMLKSKLGNTMVRGPEIACSPVESPYANRVIKYRKKKFNALMEGAAQRVGNITCDSFKPNPCDGDDNRVKEVAGSAISNAGDLAQSSVQLLQSDLAKHMNILRAIQDQIAEAQQINDQMTNENNDLANYIREQYNVAGLSGHIDPVVQFNKLFEHYESNNAKLRAEIRAEEQNNLDVLDEINVIDNEMEDKKYEESQLLEELNARNSTVIGYQKRIAQLQKQLSQQ from the exons ATGGCAAAAGCCACCATGCTGCATATTTTGTG GATTTGGTCCATCGTGGGATTGGCAAACGCAGAGGAGATGGTCAACTGTTTCGGCAATGGTCAATGCAATGATTTTCATGCGATTGTTCAAGGACCACAGGATGTTGAAGCAGTTATCCGAACTTATAGTTACTCTAAAAAAGCCGACTTCCACGGTAATCTGTTGACACGGTTTCTTCCCAATGTACAGAAACCAACAGTGCAATGGGAAAAGTTGAATATTTCCTATAACTTGTTGGAAAGTGATATTTTTGACCAGATTAATAGTCCTAAGCTGAAATATGTTGATATTACCTATAATCAGCTAACGACGGTTACAGTACCAGCTTCAGTTATTGAATTTATTGCAGAGCGAAATAAGTTAACCAGCATCACAATCAAATCAACCAGCCTAAAAAGgcttattttaccaaaaaacaAATTAGACTCATTCATGGGACTCAATAACCTTCGTCTGTTACAAGAATTGGACTTATCTTGTAATCAACTCGAAACTCTCAATATAAACGAACTATCGTCAATGAGGGATCTCAAATCCTTGAGCTTAGCAAATAATCAtatatcatttattgatgggaGCACAAGCCAGCTTTCATCACTGAAATATCTCGATTTGTCCAACAACTTATTGACTATGGTCGATGAAGCATtcaaaagttttccaaatttgAACAATCTGTATCTACAAAACAATAAAATAGTCATGTGGATCAAGGAAATGCCTATTTCTAGGACTCTACAAGAGGTCAATATCCAAAATAACGATTGGTACTGTAGCAATCTGGAAATGCTGAAATCAAAACTCGGCAATACAATGGTTCGAGGTCCAGAGATTGCATGTTCCCCGGTGGAGTCTCCCTATGCCAATCGAGTGATCaagtatcgaaaaaaaaaattcaacgcTCTCATGGAGGGGGCAGCTCAACGAGTAGGCAATATAACGTGTGATTCCTTCAAGCCTAACCCATGCGATGGAGATGACAACCGGGTTAAGGAAGTGGCCGGATCTGCAATCAGCAATGCCGGTGATCTTGCTCAAAGCAGCGTCCAGCTTCTTCAGAGTGACTTGGCAAAGCATATGAATATTTTGAGAGCTATTCAGGACCAGATTGCTGAAGCCCAGCAGATAAACGATCAGATGACGAATGAGAACAATGATTTGGCCAACTACATCAGGGAGCAATATAACGTCGCTGGGCTTAGTGGACATATCGATCCAGTTGTTCAGTTCAATAAGTTATTCGAACACTACGAGAGTAATAACGCTAAATTGAGGGCCGAAATAAGAGCTGAAGAGCAAAACAATTTGGATGTGTTGGACGAAATAAACGTTATAGATAACGAAATGGAAGATAAGAAATACGAGGAAAGTCAGTTGCTTGAGGAGTTGAATGCACGCAATAGCACCGTTATTGGCTATCAAAAAAGAATCGCCCAACTGCAAAAGCAACTTAGCCAACAGTAA